Proteins encoded by one window of Ursus arctos isolate Adak ecotype North America unplaced genomic scaffold, UrsArc2.0 scaffold_22, whole genome shotgun sequence:
- the MMP13 gene encoding collagenase 3, translating to MFPGVLAAFLFLSWTPCWSLPLPSDGEDDLSEEDFQLAERYLRSYYYPLNPAGILKKSAASSAVDRLREMQSFFGLEVTGKLDDNTLDIMKKPRCGVPDVGEYNVFPRTLKWSKTNLTYRIVNYTPDLTHSEVEKAFRKAFKVWSDVTPLNFTRLHEGTADIMISFGTKDHGDFYPFDGPSGLLAHAFPPGPNYGGDAHFDDDETWTSSSKGYNLFLVAAHEFGHSLGLDHSKDPGALMFPIYTYTGKSHFMLPDDDVQGIQFLYGPGDEDPNPKHPKTPDKCDPSLSLDAITSLRGETMIFKDRFFWRLHPQQVDAELFLTKSFWPELPNRIDAAYEHPSRDLIFIFRGRKFWALNGYDILEGYPQKISELGFPKEVKKISAAVHFEDTGKTLFFSGNQVWSYDDTNQVMDKDYPRLIEEDFPGVGDKVDAVYEKNGYIYFFNGPIQFEYSIWSKRIVRVMAANSLLWC from the exons ATGTTCCCAGGCGTCCTGGCCGCCTTCCTCTTCTTGAGCTGGACCCCGTGTtggtccctgccccttcccagcgATGGCGAGGACGATCTGTCTGAGGAAGACTTCCAGCTTGCCGAG CGCTACTTGAGATCCTACTACTATCCCCTGAATCCCGCTGGAATCCTGAAGAAGTCTGCAGCAAGCTCCGCGGTTGACAGGCTCCGAGAGATGCAGTCCTTCTTTGGCTTAGAGGTCACCGGCAAACTTGATGATAACACCTTGGACATCATGAAGAAACCAAGATGTGGGGTCCCCGATGTGGGCGAGTACAATGTTTTCCCCCGAACTCTCAAGTGGTCCAAGACGAATCTGACCTACAG GATTGTGAATTATACCCCTGATCTGACTCATTCTGAAGTTGAAAAGGCGTTCAGAAAAGCCTTCAAAGTTTGGTCAGATGTGACACCTCTGAATTTTACCAGACTTCACGAGGGCACAGCTGACATCATGATCTCATTTGGAACTAAAG ACCACGGCGACTTCTACCCATTTGATGGACCCTCTGGTCTGCTGGCTCATGCTTTTCCTCCTGGGCCAAACTATGGAGGGGATGCCCATTTTGATGATGACGAAACCTGGACAAGTAGTTCCAAAG GCTACAACTTGTTCCTTGTTGCTGCCCATGAGTTTGGCCACTCCTTAGGTCTCGACCACTCCAAGGACCCGGGAGCACTCATGTTTCCCATATACACCTACACTGGCAAAAGCCACTTTATGCTTCCCGATGATGATGTACAAGGGATCCAGTTTCTCTACG GCCCAGGAGATGAAGACCCCAACCCTAAACATCCCAAAACACCAGACAAGTGTGATCCCTCCTTATCCCTTGACGCCATTACCAGCCTCCGAGGAGAAACAATGATCTTTAAAGACAG ATTCTTCTGGCGCCTCCATCCTCAGCAGGTTGATGCCGAGCTGTTTCTAACAAAATCCTTTTGGCCGGAACTTCCCAACCGTATCGATGCTGCCTATGAGCACCCCTCCCGGGACCTTATCTTCATCTTCAGAG GCAGAAAATTTTGGGCTCTTAATGGttatgacattctggaaggttATCCCCAAAAAATATCCGAGCTGGGATTTCCAAAAGAGGTTAAGAAGATAAGTGCAGCCGTCCACTTTGAGGACACAGGGAAGACACTCTTCTTCTCGGGAAACCAGGTCTGGAG CTATGATGACACTAACCAGGTCATGGATAAAGACTACCCCAGACTGATAGAAGAGGACTTCCCGGGGGTTGGTGATAAAGTGGATGCTGTCTATGAGAAAAACG GCTATATCTATTTCTTCAACGGGCCCATTCAGTTTGAGTACAGCATCTGGAGTAAGCGCATTGTGCGCGTTATGGCAGCAAATTCCCTCTTGTGGTGTTAA